Proteins from a single region of Pungitius pungitius chromosome 4, fPunPun2.1, whole genome shotgun sequence:
- the LOC119226220 gene encoding cold-inducible RNA-binding protein A-like, translated as MSDEGKLFVGGLSFETNEDSLSAAFSKYGTIEKADVIRDKETGKSRGFGFVKFDNAEDALDALNGMNGKTLDGRSIRVDEAGKGGRSRGGFSGPRGGGGGGRGGGGFGGRGRGGGGYGGDRSYGDRSYGDRSFGSEGRFSGGNQYRSSGGSGGGGGGSGGGYSSYRDNRGQGGYDRGNSYRDSYDSYAANE; from the coding sequence ATGTCGGACGAAGGTAAACTGTTCGTCGGAGGACTGAGCTTTGAGACCAACGAGGACTCTCTGAGTGCGGCCTTCAGCAAATATGGAACCATCGAAAAGGCAGATGTGATCCGAGACAAAGAGACGGGCAAATCCCGCGGTTTTGGCTTCGTGAAATTCGACAACGCAGAAGACGCCCTCGACGCACTAAATGGCATGAACGGTAAAACCCTGGATGGTCGGTCAATTCGAGTCGATGAAGCCGGAAAGGGAGGCCGCTCCAGGGGAGGTTTCAGTGgaccacgaggaggaggaggaggaggccgcggAGGAGGCGGATTTGGCGGGCGTGGAAGAGGCGGCGGCGGATACGGCGGAGACCGCAGCTACGGCGACAGAAGCTACGGTGATCGAAGCTTCGGTTCCGAAGGCAGGTTCTCCGGCGGCAACCAGTACAGGAGTAGCGGCGggagcggcggaggaggaggcggcagcggcggcggatACTCGAGCTACCGCGACAACCGGGGCCAGGGCGGATACGACCGCGGCAATTCCTACCGCGATAGCTACGACAGCTACGCTGCTAACGAGTAA
- the LOC119226223 gene encoding cold-inducible RNA-binding protein A-like, translating into MSDEGKLFVGGLSFETNEDSLAAAFSKYGTIEKLDVIRDKETGKSRGFGFVKFDNAEDALDALNGMNGKTLEGRSIRVDEAGKGGRARGGFSGPRGGGGGRGGGGFGGRGRGGGGYGGDRSYGDRSYGDRSYGSEGRFSGGNQYRSSGGSGGGGGGGGGYSSYRDNRGQGGSYREGYDSYSANE; encoded by the coding sequence ATGTCGGACGAAGGTAAACTGTTTGTCGGAGGACTGAGCTTTGAGACCAACGAGGACTCTCTGGCTGCGGCATTCAGCAAATATGGAACCATCGAAAAATTAGATGTGATCCGAGACAAAGAGACGGGCAAATCCCGCGGTTTTGGCTTCGTGAAATTCGACAACGCAGAAGACGCCCTCGACGCACTAAATGGCATGAACGGTAAAACTCTGGAGGGTCGGTCAATTCGTGTGGATGAAGCCGGGAAGGGAGGCCGTGCCAGGGGAGGTTTCAGTGGAccacgaggaggaggcggaggccgCGGAGGAGGCGGATTCGGCGGGCGTGGAAGAGGCGGCGGCGGATACGGCGGAGACCGCAGCTACGGAGACAGAAGCTACGGTGATCGAAGCTACGGCTCCGAAGGCAGGTTCTCCGGCGGCAACCAGTACAGGAGTAGCGGCGggagcggcggaggaggaggcggaggcggcggaTACTCGAGCTACCGCGACAACAGGGGCCAGGGCGGATCCTACCGCGAGGGCTACGACAGCTACAGCGCTAACGAGTAA